The following are from one region of the Hymenobacter radiodurans genome:
- a CDS encoding O-acetylhomoserine aminocarboxypropyltransferase/cysteine synthase family protein codes for MSTQNLHFETLQLHAGQQPDPTTGSRAVPIHQTTSYVFKNAEHGANLFALKEFGNIYTRLMNPTTDVFEQRVAALEGGVAALATSSGQAAQFLALNNILQAGDNFVSTQHLYGGTYNQFKVAFKRLGIEARFADGDTPESFEALIDDKTKALYLETIGNPSFSIPDFERIAAIADKHDLPLIVDNTFGAGGYLFRPLEHGAHIVVESATKWIGGHGTSIGGVIVDGGKYDFGNGKFPQFTEPSEGYHGLVFNDVFGKGGPFGNIAFIIRARVEGLRDFGPAISPFNSFLLLQGLETLSLRVDRTVENAQKLAEWLEQHQQVEAVNYPGLKSSRYNALAQKYLKRGAGGVLTFSIKGTKDTATHFIDNLKLVSHLANVGDAKTLIIQPAATTHQQLSDQEQIAAGVTPTLLRISLGLEHIEDIKADLQNAFDAVAEKAPQRQQTEGDTIPEPAIEHPVVLEV; via the coding sequence ATGTCCACACAAAACCTGCACTTCGAAACCCTGCAATTGCACGCTGGTCAGCAACCCGATCCTACTACTGGTTCGCGCGCCGTTCCTATCCATCAGACTACTTCTTACGTGTTTAAGAACGCGGAGCATGGTGCCAATTTGTTTGCCCTCAAGGAGTTCGGCAACATTTATACGCGCCTCATGAACCCTACCACCGATGTATTTGAGCAACGCGTAGCGGCGCTGGAAGGTGGTGTGGCCGCATTGGCAACCAGCTCGGGGCAAGCAGCCCAATTTCTGGCCCTGAACAACATTTTGCAGGCCGGCGACAACTTTGTAAGTACCCAGCACCTCTACGGTGGCACTTACAACCAATTTAAGGTCGCTTTCAAGCGCTTAGGTATCGAAGCCCGCTTTGCCGATGGCGACACGCCTGAAAGCTTCGAGGCCCTGATCGACGACAAGACTAAGGCGCTGTATCTCGAAACGATTGGCAACCCCAGCTTCAGTATTCCCGATTTTGAGCGTATTGCGGCCATTGCTGACAAACACGATCTGCCGCTTATTGTCGATAACACGTTTGGCGCGGGCGGCTACCTGTTTCGCCCCCTAGAGCACGGCGCGCACATCGTAGTAGAATCGGCCACGAAATGGATTGGCGGCCACGGCACCAGCATAGGCGGCGTGATTGTCGACGGCGGTAAGTATGACTTCGGCAATGGCAAGTTTCCGCAGTTTACGGAGCCCTCGGAAGGCTATCACGGCCTGGTTTTCAATGATGTGTTCGGCAAAGGCGGCCCATTTGGCAACATCGCCTTTATCATTCGGGCGCGGGTAGAAGGCCTGCGCGATTTTGGTCCGGCCATCAGTCCTTTCAACTCTTTCCTGCTGCTGCAAGGTCTTGAAACTCTGTCGTTGCGCGTAGATCGGACGGTGGAAAATGCGCAAAAGCTGGCCGAATGGCTAGAGCAGCATCAGCAGGTAGAAGCCGTAAACTATCCGGGTTTGAAAAGCAGCCGCTATAACGCTCTAGCCCAGAAATATCTGAAGCGCGGCGCGGGTGGCGTTCTGACTTTCAGCATTAAAGGCACCAAGGATACGGCCACGCACTTCATCGACAACCTAAAGCTGGTGAGCCATTTGGCTAATGTGGGCGATGCGAAAACGTTGATTATTCAGCCCGCCGCCACTACGCACCAGCAGCTTTCTGATCAGGAGCAAATAGCAGCCGGCGTGACGCCCACCTTGCTGCGCATTTCGCTTGGACTGGAGCATATAGAAGACATCAAAGCTGACTTGCAAAATGCCTTCGACGCGGTAGCGGAAAAAGCCCCCCAGCGTCAGCAAACCGAAGGTGATACAATCCCGGAGCCAGCCATCGAGCATCCCGTAGTACTGGAAGTCTAG
- a CDS encoding LysM peptidoglycan-binding domain-containing protein: MFDFLTNKGDEKPAQPAANPNQKANTDFFGNANQPAAPTAAQGTQYTVVSGDSLSKIAKKHYGDAAKWHQIYDANKSTIGSNPDHIEVGQVLTLPQA, translated from the coding sequence ATGTTCGATTTCTTAACCAATAAAGGCGACGAAAAGCCTGCTCAGCCGGCTGCCAATCCCAACCAGAAGGCTAATACAGACTTCTTTGGCAACGCCAACCAGCCCGCTGCTCCTACTGCTGCCCAAGGCACGCAATACACTGTAGTTAGCGGCGATTCACTTTCTAAAATTGCGAAGAAGCACTACGGTGATGCCGCCAAGTGGCATCAGATTTATGACGCCAACAAGTCAACCATCGGTTCAAACCCCGATCATATCGAAGTAGGTCAGGTATTGACCTTACCCCAAGCGTAA
- a CDS encoding lysylphosphatidylglycerol synthase transmembrane domain-containing protein — MQEGPLASTYSDIDEFPSFEAILNSYLVGVTLIIAYFYPTTRLLPMPLTQDSQEKQLLDKLKPSRIVLPVLIGLSVVGFMFWRSYQPGDLAPLANAKLHWLLVMVAVLVARDWGYIYRIRHISEKVLSWRQSLDVIMIWEFASCVLPSAVGGTSVAPFLLNKEGISLGKSLAYVMVTALLDNVYYVVTVPLVVWLAGDALYPHEALQGGFVTTLQIAFVLSYLLVTLYSAVMLYALFINPQSVKRLLVRLFSLKGLRRWRAKAYQHGNEMVWASAQLRGNAIRYWVEAALSTAFVWTARYLVIGCIIAAFVDLSWGEFGLIFSRNLIYKVVLLVAITPGGAGIAEGAFPTFFGKFIGTPTMTNFVVLLYRIVTYYLYLVLGAIFLPRWIARVFGRNRVKEIMNS, encoded by the coding sequence TTGCAAGAAGGTCCCCTGGCTTCCACCTATTCCGACATAGACGAGTTCCCATCGTTCGAGGCAATACTTAACTCGTATTTGGTAGGGGTCACTCTCATTATTGCCTACTTTTACCCCACCACCCGTCTTTTGCCCATGCCGCTCACCCAGGACAGTCAGGAAAAGCAACTTCTTGATAAGCTAAAGCCTTCTCGCATCGTTCTGCCGGTCCTTATTGGCTTGAGCGTCGTGGGCTTCATGTTCTGGCGCAGTTACCAGCCTGGCGATTTGGCGCCCTTAGCGAATGCCAAGCTACACTGGCTATTGGTGATGGTGGCCGTGCTGGTGGCCCGCGACTGGGGCTACATTTACCGCATTCGGCATATCTCGGAGAAGGTACTAAGTTGGCGCCAGAGCCTAGATGTGATTATGATCTGGGAATTTGCCTCTTGCGTGCTCCCCTCTGCCGTAGGAGGCACTTCCGTAGCGCCGTTTCTGCTGAACAAAGAAGGTATTTCGCTGGGCAAATCGCTTGCGTACGTAATGGTTACGGCGCTGCTCGACAACGTGTATTATGTTGTAACGGTGCCGCTAGTAGTGTGGCTAGCAGGCGATGCTTTGTACCCACACGAGGCGCTTCAAGGAGGATTTGTAACTACGCTGCAAATAGCCTTTGTACTTAGCTATCTGCTGGTTACGCTGTACTCGGCGGTCATGCTGTATGCACTTTTCATTAATCCGCAGTCAGTGAAACGGTTATTGGTACGTTTATTCTCCCTGAAAGGCTTGCGGCGCTGGCGGGCCAAAGCGTATCAACATGGCAACGAGATGGTATGGGCCTCAGCGCAGCTCCGCGGCAACGCCATCCGGTACTGGGTAGAAGCAGCCCTTTCCACTGCCTTCGTCTGGACGGCTCGCTACTTGGTAATCGGCTGTATTATTGCCGCCTTTGTTGACTTAAGCTGGGGAGAATTTGGGCTGATTTTCAGCCGCAACCTCATCTATAAGGTGGTGCTGCTGGTAGCCATTACACCGGGCGGAGCAGGTATTGCGGAAGGTGCTTTCCCTACTTTTTTCGGCAAGTTTATCGGTACACCTACGATGACCAATTTTGTGGTCCTGCTGTATCGTATTGTTACCTATTATCTCTATCTGGTGCTGGGGGCCATTTTCCTGCCCCGCTGGATAGCGCGGGTTTTCGGCCGAAACCGGGTGAAGGAAATCATGAACTCATAG
- the dxs gene encoding 1-deoxy-D-xylulose-5-phosphate synthase codes for MIVEPGELLAAIDSPDDLKKLSEDQLVQVSQELRQFIIDSVSIYGGHFGASLGVVELTVALHYVFNTPYDQLVWDVGHQAYGHKILTGRRNQFPTNRRYGGMSGFPKRKESEYDAFGVGHSSTSIGAALGMAVASEYKNEKDRQHIAVIGDGAMTAGMAFEALNHAGVAKSNLLVILNDNCMSIDPNVGALKEYLTDITTSRTYNKVRDELWNVLGKLSKFGPNPQQIARKVEQAMKATLLKQSNLFEALNFRYFGPVDGHDVQHLTTILRDLKSIPGPKILHCVTVKGKGYALAEKDQTLWHAPGLFDKITGEIHKKTYDTPQPPKYQDVFGHTIVELAEQNDKVMGVTPAMPSGCSLNIMMKAMPDRAFDVGIAEQHAVTFSAGLATQGLVPFCNIYSSFMQRAYDQVVHDVALQNLNVVFCLDRAGFAGADGPTHHGCYDIAYMRCVPNMVVSAPMNEQELRNLMYTAQQPDMGPFSIRYPRGEGVMPNWRTPFKKITVGTGRVVREGQGVAILSFGHIGNYAVKATTALAAEGISAGHYDMRFAKPLDEEMLADIFSRYQAIVTVEDGCLQGGFGAAVLEFMADHGHSVPVKRLGIPDRVVEHGSQDELYKECGFDAVGIADAVRELTSKAMAKASAERLAV; via the coding sequence ATGATTGTTGAACCCGGTGAACTGCTGGCGGCCATTGACTCGCCTGATGACCTTAAGAAGCTCAGCGAGGACCAACTAGTCCAAGTAAGCCAGGAACTGCGCCAGTTCATTATTGACTCGGTTTCGATCTATGGGGGGCATTTTGGTGCCTCGTTGGGCGTTGTTGAGCTAACAGTAGCTCTGCATTACGTCTTCAATACCCCCTACGACCAGCTAGTGTGGGATGTGGGCCACCAGGCATACGGCCACAAAATTTTGACTGGCCGGCGGAATCAGTTCCCTACCAATCGTCGCTACGGCGGCATGTCGGGTTTCCCTAAGCGGAAGGAAAGCGAGTATGATGCTTTTGGCGTAGGCCATAGCAGCACCAGCATCGGTGCTGCTTTGGGTATGGCAGTGGCTTCTGAATACAAGAATGAAAAGGATCGTCAGCACATTGCCGTCATCGGTGATGGTGCTATGACGGCCGGTATGGCGTTTGAAGCCCTCAATCATGCCGGCGTAGCCAAGTCCAACCTGTTGGTTATTCTTAATGATAACTGCATGAGCATCGACCCTAATGTGGGCGCGCTCAAAGAGTATCTGACCGATATCACCACTTCCCGCACATATAACAAAGTACGCGACGAACTTTGGAACGTGCTTGGTAAGCTCAGCAAGTTTGGTCCCAATCCTCAACAAATTGCCCGCAAAGTAGAGCAGGCTATGAAGGCAACGCTGCTTAAGCAAAGTAATTTGTTTGAGGCGCTTAACTTCCGCTACTTTGGCCCCGTCGATGGTCATGATGTGCAGCATTTGACCACTATTCTGCGCGACCTGAAAAGCATTCCAGGTCCCAAAATTCTGCATTGTGTAACGGTTAAAGGTAAAGGCTACGCACTGGCTGAAAAAGACCAGACGCTGTGGCATGCTCCCGGCCTGTTTGATAAAATCACGGGTGAAATTCATAAGAAAACCTACGATACCCCTCAGCCGCCCAAATACCAGGATGTATTCGGCCACACTATCGTAGAGTTGGCTGAGCAGAATGATAAAGTGATGGGCGTAACGCCCGCCATGCCTTCTGGCTGCTCTCTGAATATTATGATGAAGGCCATGCCTGACCGTGCCTTCGACGTAGGTATAGCTGAGCAGCACGCCGTCACATTTTCTGCGGGCCTCGCCACACAGGGGTTGGTACCCTTCTGTAATATCTACTCGTCTTTCATGCAGCGGGCCTACGATCAGGTAGTACACGACGTGGCTTTGCAGAATCTAAACGTGGTGTTTTGCCTCGACCGCGCTGGCTTTGCTGGTGCTGATGGCCCTACGCACCACGGGTGCTACGATATTGCTTATATGCGTTGCGTTCCTAACATGGTAGTTTCAGCACCCATGAACGAGCAGGAGCTGCGGAACCTGATGTATACCGCCCAGCAACCTGATATGGGGCCCTTTAGCATTCGCTACCCTCGGGGTGAGGGTGTGATGCCTAATTGGCGTACACCATTCAAGAAGATCACCGTTGGGACAGGTCGTGTAGTGCGCGAAGGACAGGGAGTTGCTATTCTCAGCTTCGGCCACATCGGCAACTACGCAGTGAAAGCCACTACCGCTCTGGCCGCTGAGGGCATCTCCGCTGGCCACTATGATATGCGCTTTGCTAAACCATTAGACGAAGAAATGCTTGCCGACATATTCAGCCGCTACCAAGCTATTGTGACGGTAGAGGATGGCTGTCTGCAAGGTGGCTTCGGGGCTGCTGTACTAGAGTTTATGGCTGATCATGGTCACAGTGTTCCCGTGAAGCGCCTTGGTATTCCTGACCGCGTGGTAGAACATGGGTCGCAGGACGAGTTGTATAAAGAGTGCGGATTCGACGCGGTGGGTATCGCTGATGCTGTGCGGGAGTTAACTAGTAAGGCAATGGCTAAAGCTTCTGCTGAACGATTAGCTGTTTAA
- a CDS encoding T9SS type A sorting domain-containing protein — MKHYLLLFLSLLLTAFASGNSFAQCTYTSLADGNFFLQDGTTFNAALFSRTGNCNAQDNISNSIILINHNITLNGNLSITGAITIATTGSLRQDNTSRILTIRGNGNGSDIKLTLLAPAAPLRTSPQLTVGVLDLRAATVNVGVNSTLRVNCTLYTGNQVTINLGNNSLLNVLGDIDVATGNPGIVGPVSGTPAGLRVAGKLKNNNGGASSLFSTTDNITTCVQRVTVPCSTSSAPDQTPQDDAAISNDPSCISVLPVTLTRFVGQWAAGGAAVNLKWTTATEIDNDFFSVERSADGITFEKIDQVKGAGNSSMLRNYAYTDASPLMASSYYRLRQVDYDGKATYSPIISLGTPQRSTDWLVTTSSPRRFIIQSQLDANSRFSVLDVTGKPMFSQAISSDNANVVIPSLPTGVYLFRLTTQQGRFTIRQVVTAGN, encoded by the coding sequence TTGAAACATTATCTACTCCTCTTTCTCAGCTTGTTATTGACTGCCTTTGCCAGTGGTAACAGTTTTGCTCAATGTACTTACACTAGCCTTGCTGATGGAAACTTCTTTCTGCAAGACGGCACAACTTTCAATGCAGCCCTTTTTTCCCGAACTGGGAACTGCAACGCACAAGATAATATCAGCAACAGTATAATTTTAATCAATCATAATATAACTCTTAACGGTAATCTTTCTATCACCGGTGCTATCACAATTGCTACTACGGGATCATTGAGACAGGATAATACCAGCAGAATATTGACAATTAGGGGAAATGGAAATGGCAGCGATATTAAGCTTACTTTGTTAGCCCCTGCTGCGCCACTCCGTACATCACCCCAACTTACCGTGGGAGTATTAGACTTAAGAGCTGCGACAGTTAATGTCGGCGTAAATTCAACATTGCGCGTAAACTGTACCTTATATACTGGAAATCAGGTAACTATCAATTTGGGAAATAACTCTCTACTTAATGTGCTTGGTGACATTGATGTAGCGACTGGCAACCCTGGTATTGTGGGGCCAGTATCTGGCACTCCTGCTGGTCTACGGGTGGCAGGCAAACTCAAAAACAATAATGGTGGAGCATCTTCTCTCTTTAGCACTACGGATAATATAACTACCTGTGTTCAACGGGTAACAGTGCCATGCTCAACTTCCAGCGCACCCGACCAAACACCGCAGGATGATGCTGCAATTTCTAATGATCCATCATGTATCTCAGTACTTCCAGTCACGCTTACTCGCTTTGTAGGGCAGTGGGCGGCGGGTGGCGCTGCTGTGAATTTGAAATGGACGACGGCCACGGAAATTGATAACGATTTCTTCTCGGTAGAGCGCTCGGCTGATGGTATTACATTTGAGAAAATAGATCAGGTGAAGGGTGCAGGCAATTCTTCTATGCTTCGAAATTATGCTTATACCGATGCAAGTCCTTTAATGGCCTCCTCTTATTATCGTCTCCGGCAGGTAGACTACGATGGCAAAGCCACTTATTCACCTATCATTTCCCTTGGTACTCCTCAGCGCTCAACTGATTGGCTGGTCACTACTTCTTCACCTCGCCGCTTTATCATCCAGAGTCAGTTGGACGCAAATAGCCGCTTTTCTGTGCTGGATGTGACTGGTAAGCCTATGTTTTCGCAGGCTATTTCCTCAGACAATGCCAATGTTGTAATTCCTTCCCTACCGACTGGCGTTTACCTTTTCCGTCTCACAACGCAACAAGGGCGGTTCACAATTCGGCAGGTAGTTACTGCTGGTAACTAA
- a CDS encoding alpha/beta fold hydrolase, protein MNTSDKKLVLIYLHGFAENHTIWTEFIQNCPPEYKVITPDFPGYGTADSSRTTDYSMEALAEFVKGELDEADAQRAILIGHSMGGYVALAFAEKYPARVAGLCLFHSSAQADTDEKKANRDKNISFVERHGVVKFMETFIRPLFADANEETMMPYRRQLEEIGAATSQASIIGGMRAIRDRPDRTEVLRKATFPVLFIVGKEDAAVPLATSLEQVALPPESTALFLERVGHVGFFERPQSTRRAVLDFVGGIFGTY, encoded by the coding sequence ATGAATACGTCAGATAAAAAGCTCGTTCTTATCTACCTACACGGTTTTGCCGAAAACCATACCATCTGGACTGAATTCATTCAAAATTGCCCCCCAGAATACAAAGTAATTACCCCTGACTTCCCCGGCTACGGTACCGCCGATTCGTCTCGGACTACTGACTACTCCATGGAGGCGCTGGCGGAGTTTGTGAAAGGTGAACTGGATGAAGCTGATGCACAACGAGCCATTTTAATTGGGCACTCGATGGGTGGGTACGTGGCGCTGGCGTTTGCCGAGAAGTACCCAGCGCGGGTCGCGGGCCTATGTCTGTTTCATTCCTCCGCGCAGGCCGATACGGACGAAAAAAAGGCTAACCGCGACAAAAATATCAGTTTTGTAGAGCGCCACGGCGTAGTCAAATTTATGGAAACATTCATCCGGCCGCTCTTTGCCGATGCCAATGAGGAAACGATGATGCCCTACCGGCGCCAGCTGGAAGAAATAGGTGCTGCCACCTCACAGGCTAGTATAATTGGGGGTATGCGAGCCATACGCGACCGACCCGACCGTACGGAGGTGTTGCGCAAAGCCACATTTCCAGTGCTATTTATAGTTGGTAAGGAAGATGCGGCCGTGCCGTTAGCTACGTCTTTGGAGCAGGTAGCACTGCCGCCTGAGAGTACAGCCCTATTTCTAGAGCGAGTAGGTCACGTTGGGTTCTTTGAGCGGCCACAATCGACCCGACGGGCAGTGCTAGACTTCGTAGGGGGCATTTTTGGAACGTATTAG
- a CDS encoding aspartate-semialdehyde dehydrogenase, protein MKIAVVGATGLVGGEMLKVLAERNFPVTELLPVASEKSVGQEIEFQGKRYKVVSMDAAIAARPAVAIFSAGGGVSKEQAPRFAEVGTVVIDNSSAWRMDLTKKLVVPEINAKELTSADKIIANPNCSTIQMVLALHQLHEAFQIKRIVVSTYQSVTGTGKKAVDQLMEERAGQAASNPAYPHPIDLNVLPHIDVFEDNGYTKEEMKMVRETKKILGDDTIQVTATAVRIPVMGGHSEAVNVEFEREFDLSDVYRILRETDGVEVVDDVAQNQYPMPKDAHGKDAVLVGRLRRDESQPRTLNMWVVADNLRKGAATNAVQIAEAMMKMGLLSS, encoded by the coding sequence ATGAAAATCGCCGTAGTTGGTGCCACCGGCTTAGTCGGAGGCGAAATGTTGAAAGTGCTGGCCGAGCGCAACTTCCCCGTCACTGAGTTACTCCCCGTAGCTTCCGAAAAGTCGGTAGGCCAGGAGATCGAGTTTCAGGGCAAAAGATATAAGGTAGTGAGTATGGATGCGGCCATTGCCGCCCGTCCCGCAGTGGCTATTTTTTCGGCTGGCGGTGGCGTTTCCAAGGAGCAAGCTCCACGCTTTGCCGAAGTGGGCACTGTCGTTATTGACAACTCTTCCGCCTGGCGCATGGACCTTACCAAGAAGTTGGTCGTCCCCGAAATTAACGCCAAAGAGCTTACTTCAGCCGATAAAATTATCGCTAATCCCAACTGCTCTACTATTCAGATGGTGTTGGCTCTGCACCAATTGCACGAAGCTTTCCAGATCAAGCGCATTGTGGTAAGCACCTACCAAAGCGTAACCGGCACCGGCAAAAAAGCCGTGGATCAGCTCATGGAAGAGCGCGCCGGCCAGGCCGCTTCCAATCCTGCCTACCCCCACCCCATCGATCTGAATGTGCTACCTCACATCGATGTGTTTGAGGACAACGGCTACACCAAAGAGGAGATGAAAATGGTACGCGAAACCAAGAAGATTCTCGGCGACGATACTATTCAGGTAACCGCTACTGCCGTACGCATTCCGGTGATGGGTGGCCACTCAGAGGCAGTAAACGTAGAGTTTGAGCGGGAATTTGACCTTTCCGACGTGTATCGCATCCTGCGCGAAACAGATGGCGTGGAAGTGGTTGACGACGTAGCTCAAAACCAATATCCAATGCCAAAAGACGCTCATGGTAAGGATGCCGTACTAGTTGGCCGCCTGCGCCGCGATGAGTCGCAGCCGCGCACGCTTAATATGTGGGTGGTAGCAGATAACCTGCGTAAAGGCGCTGCTACCAATGCGGTCCAGATTGCGGAGGCAATGATGAAAATGGGATTATTAAGCAGTTAA
- a CDS encoding lamin tail domain-containing protein: MKAFLLSLFLFILTNSANAQLTESFTDGDFAQNPTWTGDEGSFQVNAQQLQSNGPATTGTTLQLATASTAARGVTWEFYANLRLATSGGNLADVWLMADQANLKTTGTKGYFVRLGGTPDEISLFRQDATGSPVYVINGQDGTLKSSTNNTARVRVTRSPQNLWTLEYDLTGGQNFTLSGTATDATHQRSAYFGLRITYSSANSRNFYFDDFRVTDTVPPALLSAAPTSPNQLDALFSEALNASPSAASYRLFTGPAVLAAQLDGANPALVHLTLGGNLPLGTNTLEARNVTDANGIVAAGPLTATFVNQGFAVLPVPNQVLITEIMADETPVVGLPASEYVEIHNPTTGTVLDLAGLRLLKPGSTTAAVFPTGAVLLPGEYAVVCGSTRTSQFTAFGKVFGLTNFPSLSNAGDQLVLRARNGQTLFEITYSDTWYKDLRKKEGGWSLEMVDPANPCAGGGNWTASTDDKGGTPGRANAVQATNPDRTPPTLLRSVALNSTTVRLFFGEKLDSLTSTNVGRYAITPAVPIVRATPQGPEFRTVDLLLATNLPPNQPLTVAVQQATDCAGNSSGPITSATFALPVTAQVGEVVINEILFNPRTGGVDFVELLNRSANYLDVQGWQLGVEQPTGSSANPISAGPYGLAPGQLVVLTTRPDIVQNDYPTHDPAAFLAMPNFPSLPDDAATVIVLDAKGQTIERFSYSETQHLPLLSDRNGVSLERVRVAETSVGGNFHSAASAVGYATPGRPNSQYQADPTGAKLFQIAPEIFTPDEDGQQDFTTLTYRFEYPGYAASITVYDAQGRLTRRLARNETLPTSGYLQWDGLTDQGRKAAIGPYVLLIELYRVAGGETHVYKRNVVLGGRL, encoded by the coding sequence ATGAAAGCATTCCTACTCAGTTTATTCCTTTTTATCCTAACAAACTCCGCCAACGCTCAGCTTACCGAGTCATTCACTGATGGCGATTTTGCCCAAAATCCTACTTGGACCGGCGACGAAGGTAGCTTTCAGGTAAATGCTCAACAGCTGCAAAGCAACGGCCCGGCCACTACTGGCACCACGCTTCAGCTCGCAACGGCCAGCACAGCGGCTAGAGGGGTTACGTGGGAATTCTATGCGAATCTGCGTCTAGCTACTTCGGGGGGCAATTTGGCCGATGTATGGCTCATGGCTGATCAGGCAAATTTGAAAACGACTGGTACCAAAGGGTATTTCGTGCGGCTGGGCGGCACACCGGATGAGATTAGCCTGTTTCGGCAGGACGCGACGGGTAGCCCAGTGTATGTTATCAATGGGCAGGATGGTACGCTTAAGTCCAGCACAAACAACACAGCACGCGTGCGTGTGACGCGCTCCCCACAAAACCTGTGGACATTGGAATACGACCTGACTGGGGGGCAAAATTTTACCTTAAGCGGCACGGCAACCGATGCTACCCACCAACGGAGCGCATATTTTGGTCTGCGAATTACCTACTCCTCCGCAAACAGCCGCAACTTCTACTTCGACGATTTTCGCGTCACCGATACAGTGCCACCAGCCCTGCTCAGTGCTGCGCCCACTAGCCCCAACCAGCTTGATGCGTTATTTAGCGAGGCTTTAAATGCCAGTCCCAGTGCAGCCAGCTACCGCCTTTTTACCGGACCTGCCGTGCTTGCGGCTCAGCTTGATGGAGCCAATCCGGCGCTCGTACACTTGACGCTGGGGGGCAATTTACCGTTGGGCACTAACACGCTGGAGGCCCGCAATGTGACCGATGCCAACGGTATAGTGGCCGCCGGGCCACTCACGGCTACTTTCGTAAATCAGGGGTTTGCGGTGCTTCCTGTGCCCAATCAGGTACTCATCACCGAAATAATGGCCGATGAAACACCCGTTGTAGGCCTGCCAGCGTCGGAGTACGTAGAAATTCATAACCCCACGACGGGCACGGTGCTGGACCTGGCGGGTTTGCGGCTGCTGAAGCCGGGCAGCACTACGGCCGCCGTCTTTCCAACCGGGGCCGTGCTGCTGCCGGGCGAGTACGCCGTCGTATGCGGCAGCACGCGTACTAGTCAGTTTACTGCTTTCGGTAAAGTGTTCGGGCTGACAAATTTTCCCAGCCTTTCGAATGCGGGCGACCAGCTTGTGCTGCGTGCCCGCAATGGCCAAACCTTATTTGAAATTACGTATTCGGATACTTGGTATAAGGATCTGCGCAAAAAAGAAGGCGGCTGGTCCCTGGAAATGGTAGATCCGGCAAACCCCTGTGCTGGCGGCGGTAACTGGACTGCCAGCACCGATGATAAGGGTGGCACGCCGGGCCGCGCCAATGCTGTGCAGGCAACTAACCCCGACCGCACGCCGCCCACCTTATTGCGGTCTGTGGCTCTGAATTCTACGACAGTACGCCTGTTTTTCGGGGAGAAGCTAGATAGTCTCACTAGCACGAACGTCGGGCGCTATGCCATAACACCGGCTGTGCCTATCGTGCGGGCAACGCCGCAGGGGCCCGAATTTCGGACCGTTGATTTGCTGCTTGCTACCAATTTGCCCCCCAATCAACCTTTGACCGTAGCCGTTCAGCAAGCTACTGATTGCGCTGGCAACAGCTCAGGACCCATCACCTCTGCTACTTTTGCCTTGCCGGTTACAGCCCAGGTGGGTGAGGTGGTGATTAATGAAATCCTCTTTAATCCGCGCACTGGCGGGGTCGATTTTGTGGAGCTGCTGAATCGTTCAGCCAATTATCTGGACGTGCAGGGCTGGCAGTTGGGCGTGGAGCAGCCAACGGGAAGTAGCGCAAACCCCATCAGTGCAGGACCTTATGGCTTGGCTCCTGGCCAGCTCGTGGTGCTTACTACTCGCCCCGATATTGTGCAGAACGATTATCCAACCCACGACCCAGCTGCATTCCTGGCGATGCCTAATTTTCCCAGCCTGCCCGACGACGCGGCAACTGTAATTGTGTTGGACGCGAAAGGCCAGACGATAGAGCGCTTCAGCTACAGCGAAACCCAGCATTTGCCCTTGCTCAGCGACCGTAACGGCGTATCACTGGAGCGCGTTCGGGTGGCGGAAACCAGCGTGGGGGGAAATTTTCATTCGGCGGCCAGCGCTGTTGGATACGCCACGCCCGGTCGGCCCAACTCGCAATATCAGGCCGATCCTACCGGGGCGAAGCTGTTCCAGATTGCGCCCGAAATCTTTACGCCTGACGAAGATGGCCAGCAGGACTTTACGACGCTCACCTACCGCTTCGAGTACCCCGGCTATGCTGCTTCCATCACCGTCTATGATGCCCAAGGCCGCCTGACGCGTCGGCTAGCGCGCAACGAAACGCTGCCTACCAGTGGGTATCTGCAGTGGGACGGCCTCACCGATCAGGGCCGGAAAGCTGCTATCGGACCGTATGTGCTGCTGATCGAGTTATATCGGGTGGCTGGCGGGGAAACGCATGTTTATAAGCGCAACGTGGTGTTGGGTGGCCGGCTCTAG